A region of Streptomyces sp. NBC_01750 DNA encodes the following proteins:
- a CDS encoding DUF6104 family protein, with protein MYFTDRGIEELEKRRGEEEVTFEWLAEQLRTFVDLNPDFEVPVERLATWLARLDDEDEDE; from the coding sequence TTGTATTTCACCGATCGCGGCATCGAGGAGCTGGAGAAGCGACGCGGCGAGGAGGAGGTCACTTTCGAGTGGCTCGCCGAACAGCTTCGTACGTTTGTGGACCTCAACCCGGACTTCGAGGTCCCGGTGGAGCGCCTGGCCACGTGGCTGGCGCGGCTGGACGACGAGGACGAGGACGAGTAA
- a CDS encoding CU044_2847 family protein: MNGRVQQIELPGGAVVLARLSTAGAGGYGEDDEDVGFVENVTAKVQQLDRLITEVGASVLEAAAAARPDEASVTFGVELTAKSGVALAVLAAGEAKASVQVTLTWKLKDQPAQDPARDPARDPARDPAQDPARDPAVPHPAPGPGTRTP; the protein is encoded by the coding sequence GTGAACGGACGCGTCCAGCAGATCGAATTGCCCGGGGGAGCCGTTGTGCTCGCCCGGCTGTCCACGGCCGGCGCCGGCGGATACGGCGAGGACGACGAGGACGTCGGCTTCGTCGAGAACGTCACCGCCAAGGTCCAGCAGCTCGACCGGCTGATCACCGAGGTGGGCGCCTCCGTCCTCGAGGCCGCGGCCGCGGCCAGGCCGGACGAGGCCAGCGTCACCTTCGGCGTCGAGCTCACCGCCAAGTCCGGGGTCGCCCTCGCCGTACTCGCCGCGGGGGAGGCCAAAGCATCCGTCCAGGTCACCCTCACCTGGAAGCTGAAGGATCAGCCGGCCCAGGATCCCGCCCGGGACCCGGCCCGAGATCCCGCCCGGGACCCGGCCCAGGACCCCGCCCGGGACCCGGCGGTCCCGCACCCTGCCCCCGGCCCGGGTACCAGGACTCCATGA